The nucleotide window GCGGGGGCTGTGCGCACGCCGTGAAGTCGAGTTCATGGCGGACGCCGCTCTGCCATTTGCGGTGGAAGTGCAGTGCGCATTCCTCGGCTGGCCGACGTCATTGCGAGAGCCGATCCTGCGATGGGCTCGCAAGAACCAGGAGGCCACGCTCACCCAAGACCGCAGGGCGATGTCGGAGATCGCATTGGAATTCGAAGCGCTCGTCGATGACTTGGTGGACACCAGGCTGCAAGCGGGTGCCGGGCCGGAAACCGACGTCACCGCCGCGCTGATGCACGAAAAGGTCTGGGGGCGTCCCCTGAGCAACGAGGAGCTGGCGAGCCTCCTGCGCAACTGGACCGTCGGTGAGATCGGCACGATCTCCGCCGCCGTCGGCATTCTTGCCCACTATCTGGCGGAGAACGCCGACGTGCGGGGGAGATTGCGCGCCGAGCGGAAGCTGCTGCCGCCGGCCATCGAAGAGATCCTGCGCATAGTCGGTCCGCTGGTGTCGAATCGGCGAATTACGACGTGCCCGGTGGAAGTCGGAGGGCGGAAGATCGCCGCCGGCGAACGAATCACGCTCATGTGGCTGTCGGCCAATCGTGACGAGGGCGTCTTCGACGGCCCGGACTCGTTTCGCCTCGACCGTGACCACGGCAAGAACCTCCTGTGGGGCGCGGGC belongs to Deltaproteobacteria bacterium and includes:
- a CDS encoding cytochrome P450, translated to MICSPRPDWNPTAPEVLRDQRAAYDDMRRRHPVAYSELMGWSLFRHGDVMRVVLDQATFSNAVSQHLSVPNGMDQPEHTAYRRILEPYFSDERMAAFEPVCRGIATKLVRGLCARREVEFMADAALPFAVEVQCAFLGWPTSLREPILRWARKNQEATLTQDRRAMSEIALEFEALVDDLVDTRLQAGAGPETDVTAALMHEKVWGRPLSNEELASLLRNWTVGEIGTISAAVGILAHYLAENADVRGRLRAERKLLPPAIEEILRIVGPLVSNRRITTCPVEVGGRKIAAGERITLMWLSANRDEGVFDGPDSFRLDRDHGKNLLWGAGIHVCPGAPLAKLELRVFLDELLTYAEGLDLVPEKTPRLAVYPASGFSVLPLKMRPAAARVGD